CGACTGGGCGGCCACCGCCAACCAGCTCAAGGAACTGATGAACCAGTGGAAGGCCGCTCCCCGGGCCTCCAAGGAGGCCGAGCAGAAGCTCTGGGAGCGGTTCCGGGGCGCGCAGGACGAGTTCTTCACCCGGCGCAGCGAGGTCTTCTCCGCCCGCGACAACGAGCAGCGGGGCAACCTGGAACGCAAGCAGGCGCTGCTCGCCGAGGCCGAGGCGCTGGACGTCGACGGCGACCCGAAGGGCGCGCAGGCCAAGCTGCGAGAGATCCAGGCCCAGTGGCACGAGGCCGGCCGGGTGCCCCGCGAGGCGGCGGCTGGGCTGGAGCGCCGGCTGCGCGCCATCGACGAGAAGGTCCGCGAGGTGATGGACTCCGCTTGGCGGCGCACCACCAAGGAGGACAACCCCCTGCTCGCCCAGATGCGTGCGCAGGTCGCCGAGGCCGAGGAGCGGCTGGCCCGGGCCCAGGCTGCCGGCGACGCCCGGCGGGTCAAGGAGGCCGAGCAGGCGCTGGCGTCCAAGCGGCAGTTCCTCCAGCTCGCCGAGCAGGCCGGCTGAGCCGGACCTACGCACCACGACGGCCACCGAGCCACCTCGGGCCGAGCAACCACGGAAGCCCCCGATCCGCCACGGACCGGGGGCTTCCGCATGTCCGCCCGCAGCCGTCCGGCCGGGGACGCGACGGTTTGACGCATCGAGGGGCGCCGATCGGCGTAACGGGCGGAGCCAGGCCTTTACATCGATGGATGTCTGTGTTTACATCAGGAAAGCGCTTACCTGATTACTCGTGAGCGCCAGCAAGGGAGCCGCAACTTCGCGTAGCCAGTCCGCATCCGCGGGGCCGCCGACCGCCGTCCCCGCCGACCAGACGCCACCGGGCACGGCGTCGCAGGGTCGGCCCCACGGTCCGCGAGCCCGCCACCACCGAAGGGAAGCACCATGCGTACGTCCCGACGTCGCACCACCCTGCTCACCGCCGCCGCCAGCGCCGCCCTGCTCGCCGCGGGGGCGCTGACCGCCGGCACCGCGCCCGCCTCGGCCGCCCCCACCGGGCTGGTCGGCTGGGCCACCCAGAACGGCGGCACCACCGGCGGCAGTGGCAACCCCGTCACCGTGACCACCGCCTCGGCCCTGACCAGCGCGGTCGGCTCCAGCAGCGCGGCGGTGATCCGGGTCTCCGGCACCATCTCCTGCTCCGGCATGCTGCGGGTGCGGTCCAACAAGACCATCCTCGGCAACCCCGGCGCGACCATCTCCGGCTGCGGCTTCAACATCAACGGCGACCGCAACGTCATCATCCGGAACCTGACCTTCCGAAACTGGAACGACGACGCGATCAACGTGCAGGAGTCGGCCACCAACATCTGGATCGACCACAACAGCTTCACCAACGGCACCGACGGCGCGGTCGACATCAAGCGGGGCTCGGACTTCATCACCGTGTCGTGGAACCGGGTCTACGACCACGACAAGTCGATGCTGCTCGGGCACAGCGACAGCAACGGCAGCCAGGACACCGGCCACCTGCGGGTGACCTACCACCACAACTGGTTCGACGAGAGCACCCAGCGCCACCCCCGGGTCCGCTTCGGCAACCCGGTCCACGTGTTCAACAACTACTACGACAGCAACGGCGGCTACGGCGTGGCGTCCACGGAGAACGCCGGGGTGCTCGTCGAGGGCAACTACTTCGAGAACGTCGACGACCCGTACCACCTCGGTGAGGGCGACTCCGGCCCGGGCACGCTGGTCGCCCGGAACAACCACTTCGTCAACTCCGGCAGCGGCCAGGCCGGCGGCAGTGTCAAGAGCATCCCGTACTCGTACAGCCTGGACGCCGCGAGCAGCGTGAAGTCCATCGTGACCGCCGGCGCGGGCGCCGGTCGGATCCAGGTCTGACCGGCTGAGCGCACCGGCCGGGGCCCGCGCGTGCGGGCCCCGGCCGGTCGCGGGTCAGTGCGCGGCGCAGCCGGTCGTCGGCGCGGGCGCCGCGGCCGGCGCGCCGATCGTGGGCAGCCCGAGCAGCACCCCCGGCGTACGCGGGGCGCGCCCCGCCTCGGCCGCGTCGCCGGCCCGGGTGCGCCGGTGCGCCAGCGGCTCGCCGTCGGCGTTCAGGTGGTGCGGGGCGGCGTAGGTGATGGTGGTGTGCACGATGTCGCCGGGGCGGATCCGCCCGGCCTGGGAGCCCGCCTCGCCGTGCTGGCCGTTCGCACCGGTGGCGAAGTGGACCAGGCGGCCGTCGCGGGCGCGGCCGGACATCCGGCCCGTGCGCTCGTCCTTGCGCCCCTCGCCGACGGCGACCAGCACCTCGACGGTCTCCCCCACCAACTTCTTGTTCTCCGCCCAGGTGATCTCCTCCACGCAGGCGATCAGCCGCTCGTAGCGCTCCTGCACGACCTGCTTGGGCAGCTGGCCGTCCATGGTGGCGGCCGGCGTGCCGGGGCGCTTCGAGTACTGGAAGGTGAACGCGGAGGAGAACCGGGCCTCGCGGACCACATCGAGGGTGCGCTCGAAGTCGGCGTCGGTCTCGCCGGGGAAGCCGACGATGATGTCGGTGGTGATCGCCGCGTCCGGCATCGCCGCCCGGACCTTTTCGATGATGCCCAGGTAGCGCTCGGCCCGGTACGAGCGGCGCATGGCCCGCAGCACGTCGTCGGAGCCGGACTGGAGCGGCATGTGCAGCGAGTGGCAGACGTTGGGCGTCTCGGCCATCGCGGCGATCACGTCGTCGGTGAAGTCCTTCGGGTGCGGGCTGGTGAACCGCACCCGCTCCAGCCCCTCGATGTCGCCGCAGGCGCGCAGCAGCTTGCCGAAGGCGAGCCGGTCGCCGAACTCGACGCCGTAGGAGTTGACGTTCTGCCCGAGCAGGGTCACCTCCAGCACGCCCTCGTCGACCAGGGCGCGGACCTCGGAGAGGATGTCGCCGGGGCGGCGGTCCTTCTCCTTGCCCCGCAGAGAGGGCACGATGCAGAACGTGCAGGTGTTGTTGCAACCGACGGAGATCGACACCCAGCCGGCGTACGTGGACTCGCGCCGGGTGGGCAGCGTCGAGGGGAAGACGTCGAGGGACTCGAGGATCTCCACCTCGGCCGCCGCGTTGTGCCGGGCCCGATCCAGCAGCACCGGCAGCGACCCGATGTTGTGCGTGCCGAACACCACGTCGACCCAGGGCGCCTTGCGGACGATCTCGCCCCGGTCCTTCTGGGCGAGGCAGCCGCCCACGGCGATCTGCATCCCCGGGTGCCTGGCCTTGACGGGGCGCAGGTGACCGAGGTTGCCGTAGAGCCGGTTGTCGGCGTTCTCCCGGACGGCGCAGGTGTTGAACACCACCACGTCCGGGTTGTCGTCGGCTTCGGCGGCGCGCACGTAGCCCGCCTGCTCCAGCAGGCCGGAGATGCGCTCGGAGTCGTGCACGTTCATCTGGCAGCCGTAGGTGCGCACCTGATAGGTGCGCGGGCTGCTCGCCGCTGCGGTAGTCATGACCCGGACAGCGTATCCGGGACCACCCGACCGGACCGAACGAGGAGGAGCCGTGTGCCGGAGCATCAAGACCCTGCGTGAGCCGTACGTCGAGGAGGTGACCCCGGCGGACGTCGACGCCGCGGCGTTGCAGTACGTCCGCAAGATCTCGGGTTTCCGCAAGCCCGCCGCCCACAACGCCGCGGCCTTCGACGCGGCGGTCGCCGCCGTCGCCGCGGCCACCGCGACCCTGCTCGCCGAGCTGGAGGTACGCGGCGGCCGCTCCGCCAGCCCGGCGGGCTGACCCCGCCGCCGGGCCGACGAGGGCCTCGTCGCCCGCCGGAGACCCCGGGGCCGGACGCCCCGGCAGGGCCGGCGGGTCGGCGGGCGGGGTCAGGCGGCGGCGAGCGCCGGGAGCACCGAGTCCGGCGCCCAGCGCGAGCGGTGGCACTGCGACCAGCCGCGACAGCGGGGATCGGCGTCGGTGCACAGCCGCCGGTCGGCGAGCACCTCGCCGTCGTCGGTCTCCCGGACGTCGAAGTGCACCGGCCGGATCGTGCCGTCGGGCGCGACGAGCAGGTGCCGCCCGGCGTCGAGCGTGTCGTCGCGCAGCAGGCAGTTGCGGTCCAGCAGCCGCGCCAGCGCGGCGATGCTGCCGTGTTCGGGCAGCCCTTCGGGCACCCCGTAGCAGTCCACGATCGTGGCGAACTCCCCCGGCGCCTGCCAGACGTCGCAGATCACCGCGTACGTCGGCAGGCGGGCGGGGTCCGCCGCCGCCAGGGGCATCACCACCCGGCCGAGCGCCTCGGCCAGTGCCGGGTAGACCTCCACCGGCCGCACCTGCTCGATTCTCCAGTTCCACAGCTCGGTCATGCCGCCTCCTCGCTGTGCTCGTCCCACCGGCCTCCGGATCGGGCCTTACTGACGATGGTGGGGTGCATATGACCTCAGCCGGGGGCAAGTTACCGGTCTGTGACCATTCCGGGCAAAATTTCCTCGAGCGCCGTTGCTCCGAGTAGCGGAAAGGTGACAGTTTATCGGGTACGGTGGCCCGCTCCGGACGCCACACGCCGGCCGGCAGAGATCCTTCCGGCCCCGGCCGCGCCCGGCCCGACGACCGCCCCGCGCCGACGGCACGGGGCAGGCGTCATCCGGTTGCCGAAGCCGCGGCCAGGGGCCGGGGCGGGGGCCGTCCTCAGCGCACGAGCACGCGGTGTTCCCCGGGGGGCAGCAGCTCGCCGACCACGGTGGCGCCCGGCAGCTCGCCCGCGACCAGCAGGCCGCCCGAGGTCTGCGCGTCGGCCAGCAGCAGCCGCTCCTCCTCGCGCACACCGCCGAAGTCGGTCCACGGGGTGACCCACTCCAGGTTGCGCCGGCTGCCGCCGCTGACGTGCCCGTCGCGCACCGCCTCCCGGGCGCCCGCCAGGTAGGGCACCCGGGAGGCGTCGATCGCCACCGTCAGGCGGCTCGCGCGGGCCAGCTTGGACGCGTGCCCGAGCAGGCCGAAGCCGGTCACGTCGGTGCCGCAGCGGACGCCGGCCGCCACCGCGGCCCGCGCCGCGTCCCGGTTGAGGGTGGTCATCGCGGCGACCGCCTCGGGGAAGCTCTCGCCGGTGGCCTTGTGCCGGGTGTTGAGCACCCCGACGCCGAGCGGCTTGGTCAGCGACAGCGGCAATCCCGCCCGGCCCGCGTCCAGGGTGATCAGCTCCTCCGGCCGGACCACCCCGGTGACGGCCAGCCCGTACTTGGGGCCCTCGTCGTCGACGCTGTGCCCGCCGGCGAGGTGGCAGCCGGCGTCGCGGGCCACGTCCTGCCCGCCGCGCAGCACCTCCCGGGCCAGCTCCAGCGGGAGCACGTCGCGCGGCCAGCAGAGCAGATTGAGCGCGACGAGGGGGGTGCCGCCCATGGCGTACACGTCGGAGAGGGCGTTGGTCGCGGCGATGCGCCCCCAGTCGTACGCGTCGTCGACCACCGGGGTGAAGAAGTCGGCCGTGGTGACCAAGCCGGTGCGCTCGTCGAGCCGGACCACCGCGGCGTCGTCGCCGTGGTCGAGCCCGACGAGCAGCTCGGCGGTGCCGGTGGCCGGGCCGAGCCCGGCGACCATCGTCTCCAACTCCCCCGGGGGGATCTTGCACGCGCAGCCGCCACCCCGGGCGTACCGGGTCAGCCGTACCGGTTCCGTCATCCCCACATGATCTCCCCGGCCGCCCCGTCCCCGCTACGCGGGCGGGCCGGAGCGCGGTCAAAATCGGACTCTTGACCCCGTTACGAACTGGTGTTATCGCTCCGTGACCAACTGAGTTGCGTCCCGCCACATCCCCCCGCCTACAGTTGCCCAACCGGGGGTCACCCGACCCCGCGCGACGACAGGGACGGTGAACGACGTGACGACGGGCGAACCGCTCATCGTGCTGGACTCGGTCAACAAGTGGTTCGGGCCGCTGCACGTGCTGGACGACGTCTCACTGTCGGTCGGGCGCGGCGAGGTGGTCGTGGTGATCGGCCCGTCGGGCTCCGGCAAGTCGACGCTGTGCCGCACCATCAACCGCCTCGAACCGATCAGCTCCGGCACGATCACCTTCGACGGGCAGCCGCTGCCGGCCGAGGGCAAGGCGCTGGCGAAGCTGCGCAGCGAGGTCGGCATGGTGTTCCAGTCGTTCAACCTCTTCGCGCACAAGACGATCCTCGAGAACGTCACCCTCGGGCCGGTCAAGGTCCGCAAGGAGAAGCCGGCGGCGGCGCGCGAGCGCGGCCTGGCCCTGCTCGACCGGGTGGGCATCGCCAACCAGGCCGACAAGTTCCCGGCCCAGCTCTCCGGCGGTCAGCAGCAGCGGGTGGCGATCGCCCGGGCGCTGGCCATGCAGCCCAAGGCGATGCTCTTCGACGAGCCGACCAGCGCGCTGGACCCGGAGATGGTCGGCGAGGTGCTGGACGTGATGACGTCGCTGGCCCGCGAGGGCATGACCATGGTCGTGGTGACCCACGAGATGGGCTTCGCCCGGCACGCGGCGAACCGCGTCATCTTCATGGCCGACGGGCAGCTGGTCGAGGACGCGCCGCCGGCCGAGTTCTTCGCCAACCCGCGCAGCGAGCGGGCCCGGGACTTCCTCTCCAAGATCCTCACGCACTAGGCGTCCGTACCTGGAGCGCGCCGTCCCCCGGCGGGTTCCGTCGAAGAAGGAGATCAAATGCGTATCACGCGCGTAGCGACGCTCGCGGCGGCCGCCACCCTGGCGCTCGGCATGACCGCCTGCGGTGGCGACGACGCCGACGAGGGCACCGGCGCCGGCAGCAAGTCCTTCGCCGCCGGCAGCACGATGGAGCGCCTCAACAAGGCCCAGGCCATCAAGATCGGCACGAAGTTCGACCAGCCCGGCTTCGGCCAGAAGGGCCTCTCCGGCAAGCCGGAGGGCTTCGACGTCGAGGTCGCGAAGATCATCGTCAAGGAGCTGGGCATCCCCGAGGACAAGATCGAGTGGGTCGAGGCCCCCTCGAAGGTCCGCGAGGACGTGATCGTGAACGGCACGGTCGACCTGGTCGCCGCCACCTACACGATCAACGACAAGCGCAAGGAGCGCATCGCGTTCGCCGGGCCGTACTACGAGGCCGGCCAGAACATCATGGTGAAGAAGGACGAGGCCGCCATCACCGGGCCGGACTCGTTCAAGGACGGCGCCAAGAAGGTCTGCTCGGTCACCGGCTCCACGCCTGCCGAGGAGATCAAGAAGTACGTCAAGGACGTCGCCACCCAGCTGGTGCTCTTCGACACCTACGACAAGTGCCGCGACGCCCTCAAGGGCGGCCAGGTCGACGCCGTCACCACGGACAACGTGATCCTGCTCGGCTACATCGCCAAGGACGAGGCGTCGTTCAAGCTGGCCGGCGAGAACTTCACCAAGGAGCCGTACGGCCTCGGGGTGAAGAAGGAGGACACCGACTTCCGCAACTTCGTCAACGACACGCTGGAGAAGGCGTTCGCCGACGGCAGCTGGAAGAAGGCCTGGGACGACACCGCCGGCAAGTTCGGTGCCGAGCTCGGCGCCGCGCCGACCGTCAACCGCTACTGAGCTGATCCGTTGATCTGGAGGGTGGGGAGGAAGACCGGCCCGTGAGTGTGCTCATCGACAAGTTCGACGTCTTCGCGGGTGGTTTCTGGCTCACCCTCCAGATCTGCGTACTCGCCGCGGTCGGCGCCCTGCTCCTGGGCGCCGTCCTGGCGGTGCTGCGGATCTCCCCGGTGCCGCCGCTGCGGGCGGTCGGCACCGGCTACGTCAACGTCTTCCGCAACATGCCGCTGACCGTGGTGATGTTCTTCGCCGCGTTCGGCCTGCCGGCGCTCGGCTCCAACGCGGACTTCCTGCGCGTCCCCGGCCTCGACGCGGTGTTCAGCCGGCTCGACACCGATCTGCCGTACTTCCGCTTCGCGCTGATCGCGCTGGTGCTCTACACCGCGGCGTTCGTCTGCGAGGCGCTGCGCTCCGGCGTGAACGCCGTGCCCGCCGGCCAGGCGGAGGCCGCCCGGTCGCTGGGTCTCACCTTCGGCCAGAACCTGCGGTACGTGGTGCTGCCGCAGTCCTGGAAGGCCTCGGTGGTGCCGCTCGGCTCGGTGATCATCGCGATGATCAAGAACTCGGCGCTGGTCGGCTTCTTCGGCGTGGTCGGCGACCTCTCGCAGACCGCCGACCAGCTCACCTCGGCCGAGGGCTACGCCTTCGTGCCCGTCGCCATCGGCATCTCGATCGGATATCTGATCATGACCGTCCCCCTCGGCGCGCTCCTCGACCGGATCGAGAAGCGGCAGGCGGTGGCCCGATGAGCCAGCAGAGCGTCCTCTACGACGTCCCCGGCCCCCGGCAGCGCCGGCTCACGCTGATCGGCAGCGTGGTGGCGACGGTGCTGCTGCTCGCCGCCGCGTACTTCCTGGTCTACCGTCCGCTGGACGACAAGGGCCAGTTCTCGATGGAGCTCTGGGGGCCGCTGATCGACCCCTCCAACGAGAACTTCTCGCTGGTGTGGAAGCGCATCGGCACCGGCTTCCAGAACACGCTGACCGCCGCCGCCCTGGCGATCGTCTCCTCGCTGGTGGTCGGCACCCTGCTCGCGGTGCTGCGGATCCAGCTCAAGAGCCTGACCCGGCGCCGCTTCACCGGGCTCGCCACGCCGCTGGCGTACCTGCTGCGCGGGCTGAACATGCTGCTGTCGGCGGTCACCCGGGTCTGCGTCGAGGTGTTCCGGGGCCTGCCCGTGGTCATCACGATCTTCTTCGTGGCCCGCGGCTTCCCCGAGTTCGGCGTCTCGTTCGACACGCTGTGGTACCTGGTCATCGGCCTGACCATCTACAACTCCGTGGTGATCGCCGAGATCCTCCGCTCCGGCATGGAGGGCCTGCCCGGCGGGCAGGCCGAGGCGGCTGCCGCGATCGGGCTCTCCCCGGCGCAGACCACCCGGATGATCCTGCTGCCGCAGGCGTTCCGGATCATGCTGCCGGCGCTGATCAGCCAGCTCGTCGTGGTGCTCAAGGACACCTCGCTCGGCTTCATCATCAGCTACGAGGAGACCCTGAACATCGGCAAGCAGATCATCGGCGCGCTGGACAACCCGATCCAGGTCTACGTCGTGATCGCGGTGATGTTCATCCTGGTGAACTACTCGCTGTCGAAGCTGGCCCAGTACGTCCAGCGCCGGCTCTCACGCGGTCGCAAGACCGCCGGCACCCCGGCCCAGAACCCGCCCCCGGCCGCGCTCGCCTCGCAGTCGGAGAGCAACGGCCAGGGCATCTGACCCCGACGTACGACGAAGGGCCGGCCCGATGATCGGGCCGGCCCTTCGTGTCGACGCCGTCAGCGGGCGATCTCGGTGACCCGGGACTCGCGGACCACGGTCACCCGGATCTGACCCGGATAGGTCAGCTCCTCCTCGATCTGCTTGGCCACGTCCCGGGCCAGCACGGCGGCGCCGATGTCGTCCACGTCGTCGGGCTTGACCATCACCCGGATCTCCCGGCCGGCCTGCATGGCGAAGACCTTCTCCACGCCGAGCTTCCCGGCCGCGATCTCCTCGATCCGCTCCAGCCGCTTGACGTACGCCTCCAGGCTCTCCCGCCGAGCCCCCGGCCGACCGCCCGAGCAGGCGTCGGACGCCTGGGTGAGGACGGCCTCGATGGTCTGCGGCGGCACCTCGTTGTGGTGCGCCTCGATGGCGTGGACGACGTCCTCGCTCTCGCCGTACTTGCGGGCCAGGTCGGCGCCGATGATGGCGTGGCTGCCCTCCACCTCGTGGGTGAGCGCCTTGCCGATGTCGTGCAGGAACGCCGAGCGCTTGATGATCGGCACGTCCAGCCGCAACTCGGCGGCCATGATGCCGGCGATGTGCGCGGTCTCCACCAGGTGCTTGAGCACGTTCTGCCCGTACGACGTCCGGTAGCGCAGCCGGCCGAGCAGGGTGACCAGCTCCGGGTGGATCTCGGTGATGCCGACCTCGACCAGGGCGTCCTCGGCGGCCCGCTGGCAGAGCTCCTCCACCTCGTGCCGGGCCAGGTCGTAGACCTCCTCGATGCGGTGCGGGTGGATCCGCCCGTCCAGGACCAGCTTCTCCAGCGTCAGCCGGCCGACCTCCCGGCGCACCGGGTCGAAGCAGGAGAGCAGCACCGCCTCGGGGGTGTCGTCGATGATCAGGTTGACGCCGGTGACCGACTCGAAGGCTCGGATGTTGCGGCCCTCCCGGCCGATGATCCGCCCCTTCATCTCGTCGCCGGGCAGGTGCAGGACGCTGACCACGCTCTCCGCCGTCTGCTCGCTGGCGACCCGCTGGATGGCGTCCACGACGATGTGCCGGGCGCGCTGCTCGGCGGTGCCACGGGCGTCGGACTCGATGTCGCGGACCAGCAGGGCGGCCTCCCGCTTGGCCTGGACCTCGATCGCCTCGATGAGCTCCGCCCGGGCCGCGTCGGCGGTGAGGCCGGCGACCCGCTCCAGCTCGCGGCGCCGGTGCTCCTCCGCCTCGGCCAGCTCGGCCTCCCGCTGGGCGAGGGCGGCCTCGCGGGCCGACAGGGCCGCGCTGGCGGCGGTGAGCTGCCGCTCCCGCTCGGCGAGCCGCTCCACCTCCTCGGTGTGCAGCCGCTCGCGCTCGTCCATCCGGGCCGCCCGCCGCTCCACCTCGGCGGCCTGCTCGCGGGTGGTGGCGGCGAGCACCGCGACCTCCCGCTCGCCGCTGCGCCGGGCGGTGGCCCGCAACTGCTCCGCGTCGGCCTCGGCCTGCTTGTGGGCCCGCTCCAGGACGGTGTCGGCCTCCGCCCGGGCGTCGTCGAGCACCCGGCGGGCCTCCGCCCGGGCCGCCTTCGCCTCGGCCTTCGCGGCCGCCGCCTCGGTGCGGGCCGCCGCGGCGGCGGACTTGGCCACGTCGATCGTGCTGTTGGCCTCGTCGGCGGCGGTGCGCAGGGCCGCGAGGGACTGCTCCTGCCGGTCCTTCTCGGCGATGAAGGCGGGATCCTCGGGCGCCGGCGCCGCACCGAACCGGCGCAGTGCCCGTACGCCGAGCAGCACCGCCCCGAGCACGACCACGGTCAGGACCAGCACCACGGCGAGGATCACGACGTCGAACCCGCTCATGTCGGCGCCCCGTTCCGCCCGGTGGCCACGGGGCCCGGCCCGACCGGCCCGCTCATGTCGGGACCCCGGTGGAACTGCGCCGCCTCGCCATGGCCGCCTCCCCTGAACGTCGGGACCGCAGCGACCGTGCCGTTGGGCACGCACCCTGCGGCTGTGGACGCCCGACCGGAGCGACTGGCCGTGGGGTAGCTTCCGTCGGCGGTGCCCACGCGGGAGCATCGCCGACGGCCGGGTGCAGTTGTCACGCCAGCGTCGGACCGGCCAGTCCGAAGCTGCCGTCAATGACCGATCGGATCGGCCAAAGTGATGCTGTTCCGTTACGCGATCTATGTTGTGCGCTTAGCCTGCGCTTGGTCGGGCAATGTGAGCCTGTATGGCGAGGCTAGGTCTCCCGGGGGGCTCCGGTCAAGAACTCATGATCAAACCCCCCGAACGGAGAGAAGTTGCCGCGTCACGCAAAGCTGATGCGCGCCCGGACACCGGTGGACAAAACGGCAGCGGATCGGGCCTCCCGGCACGTCGGCCCTGCTCAGCGGTGGCCCCGAGCGCCCGCCCGCTGAAGGGCCGCCCGACGGCCGCGCGCGTGCCCGCCGGTGTGCCACCGGCCGGCTGTGACGCAACCGTCTGCGCCGCAGCGCTCGCCGGAACCCGCCGGTAGCCGCACAACTGCACCACTCCCCTGATCGTTTGTCACCGAGCCGGCCGTTCACGGGGTCCGGGGCCGGACCCTCGTCAACTGATCGTGAGCGCGCGACGAGGCCGGCGAGCCGCGCGCAGCGGAGGGGTCGCAGGGTGGCGAGGCGGCGGTGGGGCCGCAGGGTGGCGAGGCAGCGGCGGGGCCGTAGAACGTGGGGCGGCGGCGCGCCGAGGTAGCGGCGGGGCCGCAGGGTTGGTTCCGGGTCGGGCGGGTCAGCGGGCGCCCGCTGCCAGCGCCGCCGCCACCAGTGCGGCGTTGTCGGGCGCGGGCGAGCCATCGGGCAGCGACAGCGTGTCCTCCAGCCCGACGCGGCCGTGCAGGCCCCGGCGCACCGCCTCGGTCAGCACCGGCCAGGTCGCCGGCCCCTCGGCATGCAGCAGGACCGGCGGGCTTCCGACCGCGGGGGACGGCAGCGCCGCCAGCATCGCGGCGGCGTCCGCAAGCGCCACCGCAGGATCCTCGGCCATGCACTCGATCAGGATCCGCCCGGCGGGCACCCGCCACCGCGCGTACGCCCCGACCGCGTCGACCGTCCAGAGCCCCGCCTCGACCATGACGCCCCGCTCGTGCAGGGCCGCCGCCACGTCCTCCGCGCCCGGCTCGTGAGCGTTGACCGAGGCGAAGTCGGGCAGCACGGTCCAGGCCCGGACCGCGGCCACCCGGGCGGTCGGCTGCGGCTCGATCCAGGACCCGGTGCTCACCCCGACCGGCAGCCCCGGCCGGGCGGCCCGGATCGCGTCCAGCGCGGCGGCGACCACCGACGGATGCAGGGACTCCCGGCCGGCGGCGTCCCGAGGATGCACGTGCACCGCGCCGACCCCGAGCGCCGCGCAGCGGGCCGCGTCGGCCGCCAGCTCGACCGGGGTGACTGGCAGCGCCGGATGCTCGTCACGCCCTCGGGCGCCGTTGAGGCACGCCTTCAGCATCGAAGTCTTCCCTCCGCCCACCACCGGACTCAGCGGCCCGTCGCGACACGTCTTGAGCAGCAGAGCCCTCCCGGCCCGGCGCTCCCGTTCACCCGAGGGGGCGGCTGTCCCGGTCCGGCTCGCCCTCGGCGTCGGCGAGCGCGTCGGCGTCGATCTGCTCGGCGAACTCGGCCGCCTCGGCGCTCTGCGCGGCGAGCGCGTCCTTCACCGCCCGGATCGCCACGCCCGGCGGGTAGCCCTTGCGGGCCAGCATGGCCACCAGCCGCCGGAAGACCGCGTCCGGCTCGCCCCGGGCGGTGCGCAGCTTCCGCTCCACCAGGGCGCGGGCGGTCTCGGCCTCGGTCTCCTCGTCGAGCTCGCCGAGCGCCTCGCTCGCGACCTCGCCGTCCACCCCGCGCTGGCGCAGCTCGTTGGCCAGGGCCCGGCGGGCCAGGCCCCGGCCGGAGTGCCGGCTGGCCACCCAGGCCCGGGCGAACGCGGCGTCGTCGATGATGCCGACCTCGTCGTAGCGGTCGAGCACCTCCGCCGAGACCTCGTCGGAGACGCCCCGCTTCGCCAGCGCCCCGGCCAGCTCGGCCCGGGTGCGGGGCCGGACGGCCAGCTGGCGCAGGCAGATCTCCCGCGCCAGCTCGGCCTCGTCGCGCGGCGGGGCCGGGGGCGCCTCGGGGTCGGTGTCGTCGGTACGGCCGCGCCAGGCCCGACGGGGCCGGGGCGCGCTGTCGTCACTCGCGCGGGCGGGGCTGGCATCCCAGCCCCGCCCGGTGCGAGCGCGTCGTCCTGCCACGGGTCAGGGACCGGTCAGAAGTCGACCGGCGGCAGCTCCGGGCCACCGGCGGCGTCACCCGCGCCGACCCCGACGCCGAGCTTCTCCAGGATCTTCTTCTCGATCTCGGCGGCGACGTCCGGGTTCTCCCGGAGGAACTCGCGGGCCTTCTCCTTGCCCTGGCCCAGCTGGTCGCCGTCGTAGGTGTACCAGGCGCCGGACTTGCGGATGATCGCCTGCTCGACGCCGACGTCGATCAGCGAGCCCTCGCGGGAGATGCCCTTGCCGTACATGATGTCGAACTCGGCCTGCTTGAA
The nucleotide sequence above comes from Micromonospora sp. M71_S20. Encoded proteins:
- a CDS encoding polysaccharide lyase family 1 protein, whose amino-acid sequence is MRTSRRRTTLLTAAASAALLAAGALTAGTAPASAAPTGLVGWATQNGGTTGGSGNPVTVTTASALTSAVGSSSAAVIRVSGTISCSGMLRVRSNKTILGNPGATISGCGFNINGDRNVIIRNLTFRNWNDDAINVQESATNIWIDHNSFTNGTDGAVDIKRGSDFITVSWNRVYDHDKSMLLGHSDSNGSQDTGHLRVTYHHNWFDESTQRHPRVRFGNPVHVFNNYYDSNGGYGVASTENAGVLVEGNYFENVDDPYHLGEGDSGPGTLVARNNHFVNSGSGQAGGSVKSIPYSYSLDAASSVKSIVTAGAGAGRIQV
- the miaB gene encoding tRNA (N6-isopentenyl adenosine(37)-C2)-methylthiotransferase MiaB, translating into MTTAAASSPRTYQVRTYGCQMNVHDSERISGLLEQAGYVRAAEADDNPDVVVFNTCAVRENADNRLYGNLGHLRPVKARHPGMQIAVGGCLAQKDRGEIVRKAPWVDVVFGTHNIGSLPVLLDRARHNAAAEVEILESLDVFPSTLPTRRESTYAGWVSISVGCNNTCTFCIVPSLRGKEKDRRPGDILSEVRALVDEGVLEVTLLGQNVNSYGVEFGDRLAFGKLLRACGDIEGLERVRFTSPHPKDFTDDVIAAMAETPNVCHSLHMPLQSGSDDVLRAMRRSYRAERYLGIIEKVRAAMPDAAITTDIIVGFPGETDADFERTLDVVREARFSSAFTFQYSKRPGTPAATMDGQLPKQVVQERYERLIACVEEITWAENKKLVGETVEVLVAVGEGRKDERTGRMSGRARDGRLVHFATGANGQHGEAGSQAGRIRPGDIVHTTITYAAPHHLNADGEPLAHRRTRAGDAAEAGRAPRTPGVLLGLPTIGAPAAAPAPTTGCAAH
- a CDS encoding DUF2277 family protein, whose product is MCRSIKTLREPYVEEVTPADVDAAALQYVRKISGFRKPAAHNAAAFDAAVAAVAAATATLLAELEVRGGRSASPAG
- the selD gene encoding selenide, water dikinase SelD codes for the protein MTEPVRLTRYARGGGCACKIPPGELETMVAGLGPATGTAELLVGLDHGDDAAVVRLDERTGLVTTADFFTPVVDDAYDWGRIAATNALSDVYAMGGTPLVALNLLCWPRDVLPLELAREVLRGGQDVARDAGCHLAGGHSVDDEGPKYGLAVTGVVRPEELITLDAGRAGLPLSLTKPLGVGVLNTRHKATGESFPEAVAAMTTLNRDAARAAVAAGVRCGTDVTGFGLLGHASKLARASRLTVAIDASRVPYLAGAREAVRDGHVSGGSRRNLEWVTPWTDFGGVREEERLLLADAQTSGGLLVAGELPGATVVGELLPPGEHRVLVR
- a CDS encoding amino acid ABC transporter ATP-binding protein; this translates as MNDVTTGEPLIVLDSVNKWFGPLHVLDDVSLSVGRGEVVVVIGPSGSGKSTLCRTINRLEPISSGTITFDGQPLPAEGKALAKLRSEVGMVFQSFNLFAHKTILENVTLGPVKVRKEKPAAARERGLALLDRVGIANQADKFPAQLSGGQQQRVAIARALAMQPKAMLFDEPTSALDPEMVGEVLDVMTSLAREGMTMVVVTHEMGFARHAANRVIFMADGQLVEDAPPAEFFANPRSERARDFLSKILTH
- a CDS encoding glutamate ABC transporter substrate-binding protein, coding for MRITRVATLAAAATLALGMTACGGDDADEGTGAGSKSFAAGSTMERLNKAQAIKIGTKFDQPGFGQKGLSGKPEGFDVEVAKIIVKELGIPEDKIEWVEAPSKVREDVIVNGTVDLVAATYTINDKRKERIAFAGPYYEAGQNIMVKKDEAAITGPDSFKDGAKKVCSVTGSTPAEEIKKYVKDVATQLVLFDTYDKCRDALKGGQVDAVTTDNVILLGYIAKDEASFKLAGENFTKEPYGLGVKKEDTDFRNFVNDTLEKAFADGSWKKAWDDTAGKFGAELGAAPTVNRY